In a single window of the Nilaparvata lugens isolate BPH chromosome 1, ASM1435652v1, whole genome shotgun sequence genome:
- the LOC111046897 gene encoding uncharacterized protein LOC111046897 isoform X2, with translation MDNNNSLSEFFRTMASMGISINVSKKDGSFHDVTPPAPPPSPSYAEPPVITTREMDIDDYITFYTYGSENLASRGVQSSANKTNLRQDSLKQISDIIQSKEVNSELSEKGEIISNLFEKQLLSKLDASGLISEDAANTAKTTSIKFAKWMEEIVSECERRKRARNSMGNQPAMQTPKQDDTTAIGTETELVRINEISDEDIEKRFGLYLRDSSKHVLFHFESPNRQPRIVIHLLPDSNVKMMIVREMASDLHWSNWLIEIGSDDSGVMDNNLSSSKGKKHVSDPRFVRLEDKFENCIEETKFYNGKSEKHSKFDWDANKMADIFGKRNYYTKMPILKRQCVSTLSDCEVEYPVCLSKFSGSIADKLFDFEGPEVVFPIPPQHHHTET, from the exons ATGGATAACAATAATTCCTTAAGTGAGTTTTTCAGAACGATGGCTTCTATGGGAATCAGTATTAATGTCTCGAAAAAAGACGGCTCTTTTCATGATGTCACCCCTCCTGCACCTCCACCTTCCCCTTCATATGCTGAACCCCCGGTTATAACAACTCGCGAAATGGACATTGATGATTATATCACTTTCTACACTTATGGAAGTGAAAACTTGGCTTCTAGAGGTGTTCAATCAAGCGCAAACAAAACTAATCTGAGACAAGATAGTTTGAAACAAATATCGGATATAATACAATCCAAAGAAGTCAACTCAGAATTGTCAGAAAAAggtgaaattatttcaaatttatttgagaaGCAGCTACTTTCTAAATTGGACGCTTCTGGCCTTATCAGTGAAGATGCAGCAAATACTGCCAAAACAACTTCAATAAAATTTGCCAAATGGATGGAAGAAATTGTCAGTGAATGTGAAAGGCGAAAAAGGGCGAGAAACTCAATGGGTAATCAACCAGCAATGCAGACTCCCAAGCAAGATGATACCACTGCAATTGGAACTGAAACTGAGCTGGTTAGGATAAATGAAATATCAGATGAAGACATTGAGAAGAGATTTGGATTATATCTGAGGGACTCTTCAAAACATGTATTGTTCCATTTTGAAAGTCCTAATCGCCAACCAAGGATAGTCATTCATCTCCTACCAGATTCTAACGTAAAAATGATGATCGTTCGAGAAATGGCTAGCGACTTGCATTGGTCCAATTGGCTGATCGAAATTGGTTCGGATGATAGTGGTGTTATGGACAACAACCTGTCATCCAGTAAag GCAAGAAACATGTGTCAGATCCCAGATTTGTGAGACTGgaagataaatttgaaaactgtATTGAAGAAACTAAATTTTATAATGGAAAATCTGAAAAACATTCCAAATTTGATTGGGATGCGAATAAAATGGCagacatttttggaaaaagaaACTATTACACGAAGATGCCAATACTGAAACGTCAATGTGTTTCAACATTAAGCGACTGTGAGGTTGAATATCCAGTGTGTCTCTCTAAATTTTCAGGATCCATCGCAGACAAGCTCTTTGATTTCGAAGGGCCAGAGGTGGTATTTCCTATTCCGCCACAGCACCATCATACCGAAACTTGA
- the LOC111046897 gene encoding uncharacterized protein LOC111046897 isoform X3 — translation MASMGISINVSKKDGSFHDVTPPAPPPSPSYAEPPVITTREMDIDDYITFYTYGSENLASRGVQSSANKTNLRQDSLKQISDIIQSKEVNSELSEKGEIISNLFEKQLLSKLDASGLISEDAANTAKTTSIKFAKWMEEIVSECERRKRARNSMGNQPAMQTPKQDDTTAIGTETELVRINEISDEDIEKRFGLYLRDSSKHVLFHFESPNRQPRIVIHLLPDSNVKMMIVREMASDLHWSNWLIEIGSDDSGVMDNNLSSSKGKKHVSDPRFVRLEDKFENCIEETKFYNGKSEKHSKFDWDANKMADIFGKRNYYTKMPILKRQCVSTLSDCEVEYPVCLSKFSGSIADKLFDFEGPEVVFPIPPQHHHTET, via the exons ATGGCTTCTATGGGAATCAGTATTAATGTCTCGAAAAAAGACGGCTCTTTTCATGATGTCACCCCTCCTGCACCTCCACCTTCCCCTTCATATGCTGAACCCCCGGTTATAACAACTCGCGAAATGGACATTGATGATTATATCACTTTCTACACTTATGGAAGTGAAAACTTGGCTTCTAGAGGTGTTCAATCAAGCGCAAACAAAACTAATCTGAGACAAGATAGTTTGAAACAAATATCGGATATAATACAATCCAAAGAAGTCAACTCAGAATTGTCAGAAAAAggtgaaattatttcaaatttatttgagaaGCAGCTACTTTCTAAATTGGACGCTTCTGGCCTTATCAGTGAAGATGCAGCAAATACTGCCAAAACAACTTCAATAAAATTTGCCAAATGGATGGAAGAAATTGTCAGTGAATGTGAAAGGCGAAAAAGGGCGAGAAACTCAATGGGTAATCAACCAGCAATGCAGACTCCCAAGCAAGATGATACCACTGCAATTGGAACTGAAACTGAGCTGGTTAGGATAAATGAAATATCAGATGAAGACATTGAGAAGAGATTTGGATTATATCTGAGGGACTCTTCAAAACATGTATTGTTCCATTTTGAAAGTCCTAATCGCCAACCAAGGATAGTCATTCATCTCCTACCAGATTCTAACGTAAAAATGATGATCGTTCGAGAAATGGCTAGCGACTTGCATTGGTCCAATTGGCTGATCGAAATTGGTTCGGATGATAGTGGTGTTATGGACAACAACCTGTCATCCAGTAAag GCAAGAAACATGTGTCAGATCCCAGATTTGTGAGACTGgaagataaatttgaaaactgtATTGAAGAAACTAAATTTTATAATGGAAAATCTGAAAAACATTCCAAATTTGATTGGGATGCGAATAAAATGGCagacatttttggaaaaagaaACTATTACACGAAGATGCCAATACTGAAACGTCAATGTGTTTCAACATTAAGCGACTGTGAGGTTGAATATCCAGTGTGTCTCTCTAAATTTTCAGGATCCATCGCAGACAAGCTCTTTGATTTCGAAGGGCCAGAGGTGGTATTTCCTATTCCGCCACAGCACCATCATACCGAAACTTGA